The Gossypium arboreum isolate Shixiya-1 chromosome 2, ASM2569848v2, whole genome shotgun sequence region TAACAGTTGCAATAACGTAAATGACCAGAGGGAATAATGGTGAGATGGAAATCTTACCAATAACCAGAAGCAAGCAGCTTTCCGCCGATAACCTTTGGAGGTTTACCCCATATAAGCGCTTTTGGGTTCTGTTTGAATATATGCTTTTGCTTATTGGCTCCTCTAAATACAAGATACCTGCAAATTCACACAGAGTGGTTAAGACACAGTAAAAAGTCACGCAAATCAGGAAAATATATCCTACATGCTGGCAGAAAGTTACCCGATCAGAAAAACAAAACAATTTGCTATTGCAGCGGCTGTTGTCAGCTCCACTTTGTTATTCAAAAGCCACCAACCCTATAGCAAAGGTGAAGATGAGATATTAAACAAAAGTCAAAATCGATATTGTTTCTTGATACAAAGTGCTAAGTGCATCTAAAGTTTCATTGAGAACATATTTCTCACTAAAAGTACTGATTTCTTTTGTACAAATCTTTCCAATATCTATTTGACGGTTGAATCCGTTATAAAGAGGAGCAACAGCTTTAAATAGGTGCAGCAATACGGGGATTCCATGATATAAAAAATGTAAGTTAGATGCCTTCCAAAAGTTATCGGAATACCATAAAGCATGGAAAACATTCATCAATGGATTCAAATCGCAAGCagtcacataatgatgccatcaCCCAGAGCATACGAACCATATGTCTAAAGACATAATGATGCCATCACTTAGAGCATCCCAACAAGGATTGGAAAATGATGGCAGTAATAGAGCCTGCTTTCCGGGATAGACTTtcaagcaatgcaaacaattgaACCATTCTATTATTTCACAAGATTATGGAACTCATAAAGAACGATGTGGTGCAACTAGGGCTGTAATCGAGCTGAGTCGAACTCGAACACTGACAAGCTCGAACTCAGGCTTGATTCAAAACTCACTGCTTGAAACTCAGCTCAAGCTCAATACAATATTACTATCTAAGGTCAAGCTCAGCTTGAAATAAAATCGAATTATTCGACCTCAGCTCAATTTTAGATGATTTAAATACTCAAACTCAAGTTGAAGTTCGAGCTCGTTCCATATACAATTTTTTTTGGCTAAAGCAGAAATTtgatatcaaaatattaaaatatgtttataaaaAAAAAGCTCAATTAGGTTTACAAGCTGCTCAAGTCGAGTATTAAGATACTCAAATTCTGTTTGGTCAATAGATCAAGCAGCTCAAGTCGAGTATTAAGATACTCAAATTCTGTTTGGTAAATAGATCAAGCAGCTCAAGCTCAACTCAAGAATGACCAAATCAAATTTCAGGCCTTCTTGCGTTGAACTGAATAGTTTGCGAGTACAGCTGTCTCATTTACATCCCTCTGTGCAATTTGCAGATAAAGTTTTCTATCCAAGTAAAAGTTACATGCCTGGATGCTAAATGTGAAGGGAATCCACACTAGATCTCCAAACACCAACATGAAGCCTAACCTCTCGGCAATTATGTCCCAACTGTAAAACAAAAGCAAATACTAGTGAATCAAGTGGGTTTCTCATATAGAAATGACCAAATAAAAACATTACATAACTTGGGTCAAGGGACAGGAGACAAGAATGCTCAAGGAGAGAAATAACTATATAGAAAACCATATTTCAACCAAGGATTCATAATTCTCTTTCTAAATTGAACATCAAGCACAAGGCAAGCAAGCATTTAGAAACTAAAGCTTGATTTTGAGAACAATTTGTTCATATTCAACATGGTTTTACTTATGTGGCTCGACTTATCTCAGTTATTCAACGGTATTATTTAGAATACTGTGGATGAATTACATTAGACGACATGCTTTAGTTACATGAATACCTTGTCCAATGCAAGTCTTTCAAGTTGGTAAATATTAGAAACTAATGTTAATAACTACTTCCAGCAAAGCTCAACAACATAAAGAGCAATGTCATCATTAGATACTGGAGCTTGGTACCGAAAGATGACTATTAGGAATTAATCCTCATAACTTCTCCTAATCTAGCTAGACCTCGCAACTCCAGACACAATATGGTTATACATCACGAACATTGgataaaaaagaaagaagataaaACACAAAATGACAAAGAAACAACATGAACATAGCATGGATAGACAAACATGGCAAAAGCTATGTAACACGAATTATTAACTTATCAaactttataatatataatacctTGAACATGATTATTACATATGAAAAAACACAAACAAGATACAAATACACGACTGCAAGGTCTAAATCTGGCTGACTAATATGAAGAACAATGACCTTACTGAGAGACATAGTCAATTATTAGCTAGCCATCTCTGATATTTAATTGGGCTAATGAGTGGCATGATTAGAGTTAGAAGTTATTCTACGATAATTGTAGCATAAACGCAATGGAACTTACGTGGAGGTCATGTACTCCTCATGCACAAAATAGTCCAGGATGTAGAACTGGAACAAAGATGCATGAAACAAAAGCTACTTAGCTTTGGTATAAAACATGTAAGATAATTCTCAGCGACTTCATTAGAACAATCAGATTACCGCACAGAATAACTGGTAAAGGATCATTGATTGGCTTAAAGAGCCATCTTGAACACTTTTTGCAAGAACTGATAGATTGATAATTAGCCATCCCATCATTCCAGCTCTAACAAAGAAGAACCTACATAGATGATTCCATCATCAGTAAACGGAATATGTTCATCATAGCATAGACAGACAGATATCATAAGGAGACCAAACAACCAAGACTATATAAATCAAATAATCAGTAAAAGTGAATCACATACTTGAGATCAATACCCATAAACTGAGGATTAAGCTGTATCCCATACCACCTATAAGATCAGACAATGGCACAAATGTCAATAACCCCAATAGCTATTTTCTTGTTACTTTAGAAGGCAGCACAGAAAAAAAAGGTAGAAAAATCAACTTGAAATAGAGAAAAGAACAGAAAAACTGAAACTATCATTTTCAATGTCACACAATCATTAATTACTATATAAAGGGAGATAAAGATAACTGATGAGAATTGTTAAGGTATCAATTGTATCCATAGCAATTTAATGATGGTAATTAAGTAGAAAATGAAGGTGATAAATGTCAATTATCCTAtcaagtaccaaaataagatGGGTTTAAACAATCCCACGATTACAAGAAGCCTAACGTTTGATTTTTCGTAGGAGATAAAGAACACATATGAAGGAATTTCTGGGGGATGACAAATTTAGCATTCCTCTATATCCTAACTGTTCCTTTTAAAACAATATAgttaaataacacaaaatagaaaTATTCCTTTCATGCAGGTCATAGAAGCTGCTAAAAGGATGAGCATCAAAACATTAAAGTAACTTGCTAACAAGAGTACCAGTCATGTATCAGGTTCCCTGTGATGTGAGGCTTTAATGAAGAACCTTTACTGCGTGACCTGCAGCCAGCAGCATAGAGTACTACCATTGTCTGAAAAAGGGAGATGGCAAATGGAAAGACAAAttagagaaaaagaaaattaaataaatagcaATTCCACAccaaggaaa contains the following coding sequences:
- the LOC108463838 gene encoding delta(14)-sterol reductase, with the translated sequence MSREMDLGFLLQALIPSWISVAVLLIFFAYLAIAGSILPGKLVPGVTLQDGSHLYYRCNGLRALLLLVGLLGIGSKMNFVSPTVISDRGLELLSTTFIFSFLTMVVLYAAGCRSRSKGSSLKPHITGNLIHDWWYGIQLNPQFMGIDLKFFFVRAGMMGWLIINLSVLAKSVQDGSLSQSMILYQLFCAFYILDYFVHEEYMTSTWDIIAERLGFMLVFGDLVWIPFTFSIQGWWLLNNKVELTTAAAIANCFVFLIGYLVFRGANKQKHIFKQNPKALIWGKPPKVIGGKLLASGYWGIARHSNYLGDLLLALSFSLPCGLSSPIPYFYPIYLFILLVWRERRDEARCAEKYKDIWAEYCRLVPWRIFPYLY